The Balearica regulorum gibbericeps isolate bBalReg1 chromosome 5, bBalReg1.pri, whole genome shotgun sequence genome window below encodes:
- the LOC104637185 gene encoding acyl-CoA (8-3)-desaturase, translating to MVPLRGAGEVREERDGDPTASPALRRFTWEEIGQRSGRGPPPQERWLVIERKVYDISNFYRRHPGGARLIGSHAGQDATDAFVAFHVDKVLVSKYLKSLQIGELAPDQPSIEPTKNKMLVKDFRELRATVEKMGLLKPNQLFFFLHLAHILLLDTAAWLILVYFGTSLMPFIVSLVVLTISQVQASWLQHDLGHLSVFRKTKWNHLLHKFVMCHLIGASAKWWTLLHSRHHAKPNCFQKDPDIDMHPFLFTLGKKFSVELGIQKKKYMPYNHQHKYFFITLPPLLFPTYFHCHTFYIAYTKRYWVDLAWMLTFYIRFFYTYGSLLEIKSLLAYYFIFRMLESSWFVWVSQMNHIPMDIYYDNNLDWVSTQLQATCNVEQSLFNDWFTGHLNFQIEHHLFPTMPRHNYWKVAPLVKSLCTKHGIEYQCKPLLTAFADIVQSLKNSGELWLDAYLHK from the exons atggTACCGCTGCGGGGGGCCGGAGAGGTGCGGGAAGAGCGGGATGGAGACCCCACAGCCAGCCCAGCGCTCCGGCGCTTTACCTGGGAGGAGATCGGGCAGCGCAGCGGACGGGGGCCGCCACCTCAGGAACGGTGGCTGGTGATCGAGAGGAAGGTGTACGACATCAGCAACTTCTACCGGAGGCACCCGGGAGGGGCTCGTCTCATCGGCAGCCACGCCGGGCAGGATGCCACG GATGCCTTTGTAGCGTTCCATGTTGACAAGGTGCTGGTGAGCAAGTATTTGAAGTCACTGCAGATTGGGGAGCTGGCACCAGATCAACCCAGTATTGAGCCCACTAAAAAT AAAATGCTGGTGAAAGACTTCCGTGAATTGCGCGCTACTGTTGAGAAGATGGGACTTCTGAAGCCAAATCAACTCTTCTTCTTCCTGCACCTTGCTCACATCCTCCTGTTGGATACTGCTGCTTGGCTCATTCTCGTCTACTTTGGGACATCCTTAATGCCCTTTATTGTCTCTCTGGTGGTGCTGACCATTTCCCAG gtCCAGGCTTCATGGTTACAACATGATTTAGGACATCTTTCGGTGTTCAGGAAGACCAAGTGGAACCACTTGCTGCATAAGTTTGTGATGTGCCATTTGATA GGGGCATCAGCCAAATGGTGGACTCTTCTGCACTCCAGGCACCATGCCAAACCCAACTGCTTCCAGAAAGATCCTGATATTGATATGCACCCTTTCTTGTTTACTTTGGGGAAGAAATTCTCTGTGGAG cttgggatccaaaagaaaaaatacatgcCGTACAATCACCAACACAAATACTTCTTCATCA CTCTTCCTCCACTCCTGTTTCCCACCTACTTCCACTGCCACACGTTCTATATTGCGTACACAAAAAGGTATTGGGTG GATTTGGCCTGGATGCTGACCTTCTATATCAGATTCTTTTATACTTATGGATCATTATTAGAAATAAAGAGTCTCCTGGcgtattattttatattcag gatgctggagagcagctggtTTGTCTGGGTTTCACAGATGAACCATATCCCTATGGATATTTACTACGACAATAATTTGGACTGGGTGTCTACTCAG CTCCAGGCAACATGCAATGTTGAGCAGTCTCTGTTCAATGACTGGTTTACTGGGCATCTCAACTTCCAGATTGAACACCA CCTATTCCCCACAATGCCAAGACACAACTACTGGAAGGTGGCTCCTCTGGTGAAGTCCTTGTGTACCAAACATGGCATTGAGTACCAATGTAAGCCGTTGCTCACGGCTTTTGCAGATATTGTGCA gtCTCTGAAGAATTCAGGAGAGCTCTGGCTTGATGCCTACCTACACAAGTAA